ACCAATAATAAATGTTCTAACTTATGCCAGAAATTAGATGTTTCAAACTCTTCATTTGTAATGGAATGAGGAGAGACGGCAGTAATTGTCATAGGTTCTTTTGCCTCAAAAAATAAATCCTTTTTCTTTTTCGGTTTGCGAAGCCCTGTTGTTTTTAATTCTATGTCAATATCGTCCACAGTTAGATCAGGATTCTTAGCTTGGTTTGCCGGATAGCCTAAAACAGATTGTTCGATTACATCCCCTGCAATCCCCGTTATTTTGGGATGAGTAATAGTACGGGCAAAAACATTTTTTGTATCAGCTTCTCCAAGCGTTTTACCAACAACATTGTTGAAGATTTTATCTAATTCTTTTCGGGTAAATTTATGAGGTTCCATGATGAGTGCACTCCTTATTTACTTTAATTATGTGAAAGCTTTTTTATGAAAATATTTGGAATAAGTTGTGTTTTATAGCCGCAAGCCTATGTATGCAAAGCTAGATAATATTTTAAATAATAAATGATACCTAGCTCTGACTAACAAAGCAGTGATACATAACTTTATATAATTATTCTTAAAACCAATTGTAAGGGCTCTTTAAATAGAATATATTATTATTGCTATTCCTTCCTATCCAATATCCCAGCAACAAATTCCCGATTCAGCCATAAACACTGTTTTGTAACAACTTGACCAGTAGGGAGGGTTACAGTATCTTTACCATCTTTAGCCTTTGGTCGGACATGTGCAACGCCATTAAAATTAGCTTTAGGGAAGTTATTCTCTTGTCTTGTTGTTTTTCCATATTTTTTCACTTTTAAATCTAGACCAGCTTGCATTAATCTATTAACTTCATCGTATATACCTTTTACTTCATTATCGATAATTTGCAAAGGCATATTCCATAATTGGATTCCCCTTAAATATGGGAGTCTATCTGGATTTTCATTTTTAGTTTCATTAAATTGAAATACAACAAATAAAAACTTTGTTGTCATAAATTTCTCCCGCACAGCACTATCTTCCCATTTCTCATTCACCCATTCATCAAAGCGAATATTTTCAAATGACATATGCTCGCGAGGTAAACCATCAGGCTCTAATCGGATAGTTTTAAACTGGATATTAGCTTTGGAGAACTCTTCTATCTTATCTAAACGAGTGCCTTTAATACCTAAGAGGGCACTTATGAGCAGAGCGATGGATGATTTAGCCTTCCGATTATATTCAATACCTAATGTGTCAGCAATTTGTACATCAGACATTCCGATATAATCATTAAAGCGATTTTCTAAAATCTTCTCAAAACTTAACTTATGCAGTTCTTCTTTCTTTGTAAAAGATACCAATTCTTCTTTTTTAATAATTT
The nucleotide sequence above comes from Oceanobacillus timonensis. Encoded proteins:
- a CDS encoding Sau3AI family type II restriction endonuclease, translated to MIYETEEELLEKALAAEGSSFEELDKKGRLNNARSKGGLGHIIEESYFGYEVNSNAAPDFEELGIELKVTPFKINKNGTVSSKERLVLNIINYMEEVHCNFFTSSFWNKNQKLLLMLYEWIPNVERKDYQIYKSFLYTFPEADLEIIKQDWEIIINKIKSGKAHELSEGDTNYLGACPKGANKKSLRNQPYSETPAMQRAYALKQSYMTALYRKIIKKEELVSFTKKEELHKLSFEKILENRFNDYIGMSDVQIADTLGIEYNRKAKSSIALLISALLGIKGTRLDKIEEFSKANIQFKTIRLEPDGLPREHMSFENIRFDEWVNEKWEDSAVREKFMTTKFLFVVFQFNETKNENPDRLPYLRGIQLWNMPLQIIDNEVKGIYDEVNRLMQAGLDLKVKKYGKTTRQENNFPKANFNGVAHVRPKAKDGKDTVTLPTGQVVTKQCLWLNREFVAGILDRKE